CTCTGATTGGGTGCCAATCCTTCTGCTGCTAAACGAGAGGGAGGCAGCTGTACGCAGGTTAGCAGACCGGGGAAGCTAGCAAAGCCGGCGCGCCCGAAGGCGCCCTGCGCACAACCACCATCAAGTGCAGGCATGGTAATGCCTGACTGACAAGAGCTTGTGCACCTTGCTTGTAACCCCGGGCTGCTAAACCCGATCACTGATGGGCAGTGACGGGAACCAAGTTACCGAGCAGCCCCCAGACGCACAAGCCGGCGGATTCTGGCGTACGCGTAGGCAACGGCGCAAGATCTTGTAGCTTTCAGGAAGTAACCTTCAGGGCTTTTAAACACGCGCTTTCCGGCAATGTTGAGTGATCTGACGCGCACGTCCTACAAGCGCTGAAAACCTCGAAAACACGCAATCCGTGTGGGTGGGCTTGTGTGGCGAGGGAGCTTGCTCCCGCTGGGCCGCGAAGCGGCCCCAAAATGGGACTGCTTCGCAGTCCAACGGGAGCAAGCTCCCTCGCCACAGGTTCAGTATCACCCTTAACTGACTGGCATTGTCGCGAGCGGTATTGACCGCTGCATGCACTTTTATAAAGCGCGATGCCATAAAAATGTGCATCGGCACCGAGTTTTCACCCTGTGTGAGTGCCCGTAGCTGTTCCGCGCCCCGGTTTCTGAAACACCGTCTAACCCCTGAAAAACTCGCTATTGCGCAGGCTGCAAGTGGATTCCCCGGTTGTTCAGTCGCAAGTTTTGCAACGCAAATGAAGTATCGATCACCGACTGGCACAAAGGCTGCATTGATCCTCTCAGGTCCATCGAAAACAGGTGGGCAGCCCACTCGATCAACGAAGATCGACCGGCCGAGCAGGTCGTGGGCAACATCGGTGGATCCGGCGAAGGCGCCAGGTCGAACACCGCGAAGAACAGGCAAAGACGCCTGAAACCGAGAGGTTTCAGGCGTTTTTTTTTGCTTTTTTTAACCGTGATTGGCTTTGGCTGGGTGCTTACTATGAATTCCAATGTTGCCGCATTGAACAAACTGCAAACGCTGATCGTGATCGGCAATGGCATGGTCGGCCATCATTGTGTCGAGCAGCTCATCGAGCGCGGCGCCCTCGACCACTATCGGCTGCATGTCTTCAGCGAAGAGCCGATGCGTGCCTACGACCGTGTGCATCTGTCCGAGTATTTCGGCGGTCGCGATGCCGAGTCGCTGGCCCTGGGCGAAGCCTCTCTGTACCAGACGCCGGGCGTCACCCTCCATCTGGGCGTGCCGGTGTTGGAAATCGACCGAGCGCGACGCCAAGTGATTACCGCACAAGGGTGCGTCTCGTACGACAAACTGGTTCTGGCCACCGGTTCTTATCCGTTCGTGCCGCCTATTGAAGGTGCGGAAGGCGACTCGCGCCTTGTCTATCGCACCCTTGAAGACCTCGACGCGATTCGTGCCGCGGCGGCCAATGCCCGGCGCGGCGTGGTGGTCGGCGGTGGCCTGCTCGGCCTGGAAGCCGCCAATGCCCTGAAAAGCCTGGGGCTGGAAGCGCATGTGGTGGAATTTGCCCCACGCCTGATGCCGGTGCAGCTGGACGAGCAGGGTGGCTTGGCGCTGAAGGCACAAATCGAGCGGCTCGGCGTGGGTGTGCATCTGTCCCGTGGCACGCAGTCGATCAGTGCCGGCGAGCAGTACCGCTACCGGATGAATTTTGCCAATGACGAATTCCTCGAAGCCGACCTGATCGTGTTCTCCGCCGGGATCCGCGCGCAAGATGCGCTGGCCCGTCAATGTGCGCTGGACATCGGTCCGCGTGGCGGCGTGGTGATTGACGATCAGTGCCTGACCAGCGATCCGAATATCTATGCCATCGGCGAATGCGCCGCCTGGAATGGCAGCCTCTTCGGTCTGGTCGCTCCCGGTTATCAGATGGCCCGTGGCGTCGCGTCGCTGCTGTGTCATCAAGTCGCCGAGCCGTTCCAGGGCGCCGACATGTCGACCAAGCTCAAACTGCTCGGCGTCGATGTAGGCTCCATCGGTGATGCTCACGCCCAGACGCCGGGTGCGCGCAGCTATCAGTTCATCGATGAAGCCACGGCCAGCTATCGTCGCCTGGTGGTGGATGCTGACAGCAAACGCGTGCTCGGCGCGGTGCTGGTTGGCGACAACAGCTATTACGACACCCTGCTGCAATACATGCAGAACGGCATTGCCTTGCCGTCAGAACCGGCCAGCCTGATTCTGCCATCGTCCACCGGCGCGCCAACCCTGGGCCCGGGCGCGTTGCCCGAGTCGGCAACCGTGTGCTCGTGCCATAACGTCACCAAGGGCTCGATCTGCTCGGCCATCGACGGTGGCTGCACCGACCTCGGTCTGCTCAAGTCGCAGACCAAGGCCTGCACCGGTTGCGGCGGTTGTGCCGGGCTGCTCAAGCAAGTGTTCGAACACGAACTGATTGCCCGTGGCGTCAGTGTCGACAAGAGCCTGTGCGAACACTTCGCCTACACCCGTCAGGAGCTTTACGCACTGGTGCGGGTAGAAGGGGTGATCACCTTCGAAGAACTGCTGGCCAAGCACGGCCGCGGCCACACCGGTTGCGACGTGTGCAAACCGGCGGTGGGCTCGATCCTCGCCTCGTGCTGGAACCAGCCGATCATGGACGCCTCGCTGGTGCCGTTGCAGGACACCAACGACACCTTCATGGCCAACATGCAGAAAAACGGCACCTATTCGGTGGTGCCGCGCATCGCCGGGGGCGAGATCACAGCCGACAAGCTGATCGCGATTGGCGTGGTGGCGAAGAAATACGACCTCTACACCAAAATCACCGGCGGCCAGCGGATCGACTTGTTCGGCGCGCAGTTGCATCAGTTGCCGGACATTTGGTCCGAGCTGATTGAGGCCGGTTTCGAAACCGGGCACGCCTATGGCAAATCGACCCGCACGGTGAAGTCTTGCGTCGGCAGCACCTGGTGCCGTTACGGCGTGCAGGACAGCGTGAAAATGGCCCTGACCCTCGAGGATCGCTACAAAGGCCTGCGCTCGCCGCACAAGCTCAAGTTCGCCGTCTCTGGCTGCACCCGTGAATGTGCCGAGGCACAAAGCAAGGACGTGGGCGTGATCGCCACCGAGAACGGCTGGAACCTCTATGTGGCCGGTAACGGCGGCATGCGCCCACGCCACGCCGAGCTGTTCGCCACCGACCTGGATGATGAAACCCTGATCCGTTACATCGACCGGTTCCTGATGTTCTACATCCGCACCGCCGACAAATTGCAGCGCACCTCGGTCTGGCGCGAAAGCCTGGAGGGCGGCCTGGATTACCTCAAGGACGTGGTCATCAACGACAGCCTGGGGCTTGGCGCGGAACTCGAATCGCAGATGCAACTGGTGGTCAACCGCTACGAATGCGAATGGGCCAATGCCCTCAAGGACCCGGAAAAACTCAAGCGCTTCCGCACCTTCGTCAACGATCAACGCCCGGATCCGGACATCCATTTTGTTCAGGAACGCGGTCAACGCCGGCCGATCATGGCCGCCGAACTCAACCTTATCCCTGTCACCGAGGAGAATGCCTGATGAGTCAGTCCAATACCCAGCGTGTCAACGCCCTTGCCACGGCCGCCAATGCTCAAGCCTGGCAGGCGGTGTGCAGCGAGCAGGATCTGGTCAGCAACTCCGGCGTCGTCGTCTGGCTCGACGGCGCGCAGGTGGCGCTGTTCTACCTGCCGCAGGCCGAAGGTCGCACGCTCTACGCCATTGACAACCATGATCCGCAATCCGGTGCGAACGTCATCGGTCGCGGACTGATCGGCAGCCTCAAGGGTGATCTGGTGGTGGCGTCGCCGATCTACAAACAGCATTTCCGTCTTGAGGACGGCAGTTGCCTGGAGTACCCGGAACAGCGCTTGCGCGTATGGCCGGTGCGCCTGAACGCCGGCGTCGTGGAAGTCGCGGCGGCTTGATTGCCGCCCTGAACCGTATCGGAGAACGTTGATGAAGACAGCCGCACAGTTGCTCAAACTGAAAGTCGTGCAAAACCAACAGGTGCACAGCATTGCGCCGGATCAGATGGTCCTCGACGCCCTGAAAATGATGGCCGAGAAGAACGTCGGCGCGTTGCCCGTCATCGAAGACGGGCAGGTGGTCGGCGTCATCAGCGAGCGCGACTATGCGCGCAAAGTGGTTCTACAGGGGCGATCTTCGGTCGGTACGCCGGTGCGCGAAATCATGAGCGCGCCGGTGGTGACCGCCGACAGTCAGCAGAGCATCGAACGCTGCATGGCGGTCATGACCGACAGTCATTTGCGCCATCTGCCCGTGCTGGATAGCGGCGAACTGATCGGGCTGTTGTCGATTGGCGACCTGGTCAAGGAAGCCATCGTCGAGCAGGCCGATTTGATTCGGCAACTGGAGCATTACATTCGCGGCCACTGAGAACTCTCGTCGCCGAATCACAAGATCAAAACGCGATAAGGCATACCGCAGGTCGCTTAAAAACGGCTTGCGTGGAAATAGGCCTAAGTAACCGGTTGGAACAGTCGATAACCCCAAGAGCAAAGCACGTCAGCCGAGCATGCAGATGCCGTCAGGGGAATCATCAAATGTCCATAAAGTTGCGTTTGTTTTTGTTGATCGGCACCAGTTTGCTCACCGCCCTGATCGTGAGCCTGGTCAGCTATCTGGGCAATACCCGGATGGCTGAAGCGGTGAGTGACAACGAGGTCAGCATGACCGCGCTGCGCAACCACCTTGAAGCCGACATGATGCACGATGCGCTGCGCGCGGATGTGCTGTCGGCGATGCTGGTTGGGCTGGGTAAAAGCGACAGTAGCAAAGCAGAAGTGCGCAGCTCCCTCGATGAGCATGCGGGGCATTTTCGGGAGATGCTCGGTGACAACCTCAAGCTGCCGGTCAATACCACCCTCAAGGCCG
The Pseudomonas lini DNA segment above includes these coding regions:
- the nirB gene encoding nitrite reductase large subunit NirB, yielding MNSNVAALNKLQTLIVIGNGMVGHHCVEQLIERGALDHYRLHVFSEEPMRAYDRVHLSEYFGGRDAESLALGEASLYQTPGVTLHLGVPVLEIDRARRQVITAQGCVSYDKLVLATGSYPFVPPIEGAEGDSRLVYRTLEDLDAIRAAAANARRGVVVGGGLLGLEAANALKSLGLEAHVVEFAPRLMPVQLDEQGGLALKAQIERLGVGVHLSRGTQSISAGEQYRYRMNFANDEFLEADLIVFSAGIRAQDALARQCALDIGPRGGVVIDDQCLTSDPNIYAIGECAAWNGSLFGLVAPGYQMARGVASLLCHQVAEPFQGADMSTKLKLLGVDVGSIGDAHAQTPGARSYQFIDEATASYRRLVVDADSKRVLGAVLVGDNSYYDTLLQYMQNGIALPSEPASLILPSSTGAPTLGPGALPESATVCSCHNVTKGSICSAIDGGCTDLGLLKSQTKACTGCGGCAGLLKQVFEHELIARGVSVDKSLCEHFAYTRQELYALVRVEGVITFEELLAKHGRGHTGCDVCKPAVGSILASCWNQPIMDASLVPLQDTNDTFMANMQKNGTYSVVPRIAGGEITADKLIAIGVVAKKYDLYTKITGGQRIDLFGAQLHQLPDIWSELIEAGFETGHAYGKSTRTVKSCVGSTWCRYGVQDSVKMALTLEDRYKGLRSPHKLKFAVSGCTRECAEAQSKDVGVIATENGWNLYVAGNGGMRPRHAELFATDLDDETLIRYIDRFLMFYIRTADKLQRTSVWRESLEGGLDYLKDVVINDSLGLGAELESQMQLVVNRYECEWANALKDPEKLKRFRTFVNDQRPDPDIHFVQERGQRRPIMAAELNLIPVTEENA
- the nirD gene encoding nitrite reductase small subunit NirD, coding for MSQSNTQRVNALATAANAQAWQAVCSEQDLVSNSGVVVWLDGAQVALFYLPQAEGRTLYAIDNHDPQSGANVIGRGLIGSLKGDLVVASPIYKQHFRLEDGSCLEYPEQRLRVWPVRLNAGVVEVAAA
- a CDS encoding CBS domain-containing protein, translating into MKTAAQLLKLKVVQNQQVHSIAPDQMVLDALKMMAEKNVGALPVIEDGQVVGVISERDYARKVVLQGRSSVGTPVREIMSAPVVTADSQQSIERCMAVMTDSHLRHLPVLDSGELIGLLSIGDLVKEAIVEQADLIRQLEHYIRGH